From the Euwallacea fornicatus isolate EFF26 chromosome 10, ASM4011564v1, whole genome shotgun sequence genome, the window ATTAAGACGAAGTTAAAATAAgctaatatttcataaattacgTGTGTTGCACCCTTTGGCAGGGCTACAATTTACAGGTTCCAGTGAGCAAAAGAATGAGGATTTTTTAGGATTCTCCACTATCCTCTTTATATTTCTATATTTCCTGTTGTTCTAGGACATTTCATGCTTTATTACAGTATTACGCGAGTTCCTTAAGGGTTAATAACTTTTGACTGTTGTAATAACAACTTTGCTTCagacgaacaaaaaaaaatcaatatgctTTCATATACCTTCAGACCCGAAAATATGGGTTTGCCAttaattttactattattagaaattcgtCATTTCTCATTAGGTAATTTAAACGGTTCGTTCGGTAAAAGTACCGGAGATATGCCCCGCCAgtaaacaacaaattattttgtagtAATTGTAATGAACTATCGCATGACCAACAATATGCCTGATGTAGAGTACCCATCACGCGGATCAGTTTCGGATTATTTATTGCCAGATTAACCAGATTTAACAGAAAATATCGGGATTTGTGTTTATACTAAAACATCTGGTAAGGTTTGATTGTTTTATGTGACTCCTTTTaggtgaataaaaatttactcaaatgtcttcattttttatagtaaaaagtaCTGTTCAAAAACCTATCGCCATCAAATACAAATCCAAAGCCGGCAGCAACATACCTTCAGACATCCGAAAAACGCCATCTCCTTTAAAGAAATACACAAATAGTGGGTTACCCATCCCCAAGGTTTGCGTTACATCTCCAATGAAGTCAAAAGAAACTTCTAGCTCCAATAAGGAAAACAGCATGGGAAAGAAAACCTCAACTACCCCTCTGAGGGGAGGATCGGGGAAGAGGACTTTAACGTGTTATGTTTGCGGTAGGGAATTCGGGACTGCGTCATTGCCTTTGCATGAGCCGAAGTGCATTCAGGTTAGTTAAAATATGGGAAAATAGTCTTACTTGTAACTCAAAAAAGTTCTCagaaagttaatatttttctccgCAACATGcaactttatgaaattataaCCAAATTTCTAATCCATTTCACCCTGTAACAATCTACAGCGTAAACACAGTCGATAGGATGCGTAATTACCACTTAATTATAGGCAACCCTCCTAGCACTTTAATGTTATCAATTTCCTTTCACCATATTATCAAGAAATGCAAGTGGTTACAGTGTTCTATAGCTAATATATTTTCCCAGTTGCTGATGCTAATTATATGGTTTTTCTTGAAGAATTGGGCCTCAGCTATCTTGACCTTAAAGCAGGTCTGACCTAGTTAAGCAGAGCTATCACGAAGCTATTTTAAACTAGGTGAGAACTGTTTAAGCGGCTATCTTCGTTGCGGgtttaattttcattcaacTTTATTGCTTCCTCAAATCTGCATTTATTTGCATAAGACGAATTCTCAAAGGTGGAGATCAATATGTTCCCGTGCTATGTTTACGAAAATAGAAATTCAAGTAGAAACATTAATTACCACTTGACCTATGCATACACCGTATTATTGATACCGATAACTCTAATTATTAtgatatttctcattaatCACGTGACATTTCTTGATTAACTACCCCgcatctaaaaatatttacggtATATTTAAATCGCATCTCGAGTATCTTATAACCGGAATATTCAACGTGGGTGTTTCTAAGCTTCGTTTGCATGAAAATTCTTTGTGGGCTGGCCCAAGGATGTCCATTTGCAAACCATTATGTCACTATTTCTAATTGCTCGatattgttttcatttcaCTTCAGTCAGTAAACAACACGTTATGACTCAAGTTTAGTTTTTGAAGATCGTTTTAAATGGGAGAGTGCCGGTGTGGTTCTAAAGTACCCAGGAATATATTTGACAGATTATACCCTAACTCCCACGAGGTATGAGTACTTTTAAAGGCTCTGATAGGAAATTTGCTCAACTTGACCCCATTTTTTCTGTGGTTTTTAATGCATTCACCGTTTCATTAAGGCTGGAAGTCACCGATAATATGCGTTAAAGAGGTGAATGAAAACGAAAGTttcaatgtaaatttttctcaTGTTTAATACCTATTAAAGTAGGTAGCACTTGGAGTGGTTGTTAAAAGGTCAATTtgcattttcttcaatatttcgtTAAAGAGTTTGACGATTTTTTCTGTAACGTGAAAAAAGATGTTTGTGGATCCTTCGATCTTCATAAGTAGTTTCCTGTTCCTAGATTTCAGACAGAGCataagaaacgaaaaaaaaaatgatggcATATGTACttattttatacataaattaaaatagctAAAGAGTTCCGATTAATGGTATGAATCCTGGTGCCTATCAAAGATTAAGAAACACTAGAGAGTGAGGGAATCCTATGGCACAAATGTATAAGAAATTCCGAATTAAATTCCTACCAATATGTAAATTCCTGCTTACTGCAGCAATCCTCGCCCTTACTGAATTAGAGATCTCCATTTTGCAattacattgaaaaaattaaaatttcttatatatatatacatatatatgtggCCACTATTCCATTTTATTCTTATAGTCGATGAGTTCTATACTTCACAGGTAAGCGGgaaattttcccattttttacaagaaatgtcctatattttcagaaatggAAAAGAGAAAACGCGAGTCTACCTCCGAACTTAAGGCGTAAACTTCCAATCAAACCTGAAGGGAAGATATCACAGAAGGAGTGGAATCAACTGGCGTGGGAAGCTTCTCAGGTAAAGGAAAATACTGAagaaattatttgatatttttattgaagataatccttcaattaaaaaaatcttaaggCATGGTTcagaaaatagatttttaaagcCGGGTAAACAGCCAAACGGGCACAAaattatctaataaaaataacatatgtaatttttattttcacgtgaaaatatcgatttatttatactaataacaaaatcaatggaaatattatcgaaacttacaaaaaaaaaacctttcacCTGTCATGTAAGTGAACAAATATGATCTTTTTCCACCCTCGTTAATACATACACGAACAACTAACCTTGAACCTTGAAATCCGGAATAACCCCTCGACCGATAATTAGGTTGGAACATGCGAAGCCTAATTTGgagttttccattttaaaacaaGTAATGTCACGcccagaaaacaaaataacaataatctagaaaattattgtgcaaaaaatttacttatatttCCATTAAACTTTTCACTAAATCTCAATCTCACTCGTATAATAATATCACtaattgtgataaaaaaaaataaacagctTTGTAGAACGCTTCACAAATATAATCGAATCATTATGGTCAAagacattattttaatgatgTGTCAGAACGACGTGGCCTACAAAAAGTacgacaaaattttaaacgcaGTGACGTTATTACCATGACATTCACGGGACGTCAGTCAATGACCTTATTATAACGTCGAATATGCGTTAGGCGCACCAGAATTAATTTTGCGAATTTCTAGTCCACTTTGTCTTgcgaaatttcaacaaaatatttattgtaaagTTGATCTGTAAAATATTAGATTTGGTAATATCACCTGGAATATTCATTTATGATCTCATCACATGCTGATTCTATCAGTTGCTTTCGATGCCTGATTGCAGCAATTGCATGCTGTGATCCAAATTTGGATACcactacaaaaaaaactaggAAGAAAAATGTTGCATTCATCTACAacttgatttaattaattatagatTAATTACTTAATGATTAAAGCAATTATATGCAGCAATGTAgcaacttaaatttatttatcttctTTGTGAACGACTTTTCCCATTGAGTCGGCTTATATTTTATGCGACCTTGCTAATCTGCATAAGCTTAGAATGAACTATTTCGAGAGCACTTAATTTATTCTATCGATTGGATTCACATATGAACCTCGGTTTTCGGTGCTAATATCAGCTTTAAGTAACACAGGTATTTTGATTTGATTCATTCAAATTTACCTTAAGTTCATTCCAGGCAGCTCTGGTCCCTTGCGGGAACTGCGGACGCACCTTTCTTCCGGACAGATTGCTGGTTCACCAAAAAAGCTGCAAAGCTCCACTAAACCACCCAGTAAGTCTATGGTCCCGTTGTCTTCATCTTATATTTGCTAAAAGAACTgatttattcagaaaaaaaccTCGTCAAACGACACTCTTTATTCATCCTCATCATCTCCGATGTCTTTAAACTCAGACAAAGCCTCAACTTCAACACCTAGTAAGCCCCAACAGCCCCCTTCAGTAGAATGCTACATATGCGGCAAGATGTTCGGGACGCACTCCATAAAAATCCATGAAAAGCAATGCTTGAAAAAGTGGCACGTGGAAAATGAGAGTTTGCCTTATGATATGAGGAGTCCAGCACCCCTTAGACCTGGTAATAAGTATTTAGTTTTACTACTGAGAAATGGTTCTAAAGTTTGGCTTTTTTACAGCGAAGAGCGTTTCTCAGAAATCGCTTGTTCACATTTCGCCTGAAATTACTGAGCATTCTTCAAGAGCATCCCCAAAGAGTGATAAGGACAATCGCCCAGCTTCTGGACCTAGATCTCACATGCTTCCTTGTTATCTATGTGGAAGGTTGTTCAGTATCAGCTCTATTTATATACATGAACCTCAGTGCCTGAAAAAGTGGACAATTGAGAACGACAAATTGCCTCCCAACAAGCGACGACCTGTGCCTTTAAAGCCAGATATTAAATTCACTCGTAAGTTTTTCGATGTTATTGATTTTtagtagaaaataattttcaaaaatgaacgAAACGATGTCCGgtaataagtaaataaaagttgATTATGGCCTAGCGTCTCGGAATAAATCGCACGCTAAAAGTAAAGGTACTACCAAGCCAACAAAGATTGTTCCTATTTGAGCGTTTTGATTTTTCTCCGTTTTTTGAAGCTAAAAGTCGTCGTACTAAATGTGAATGAATAGCGCCTATTTCTGGAACAAACCttagttttaatgaaaagttCTTGCTTTATGAAGATTTTTGCAAGTCATATAGAACTtgggttttttaaaaagttgcattGTTGTGAACGTCCTATGCAACATTTTTCCGTGTTTTATTACTACAAGGTTAACTCCGgtaaaatataatcaaataacgtcacaataaaattcatttttttgttcaaatctagCACAACCGAACATTAAAGAAGTCTTTGTTATTACATGAATGAGGAGCTTAACGATTGTAAATAGCAAAATCGATACAGTGTATAATTATTGCTTTGTGTAGAAATATGGTAACTTGGAGCATCAATTTTTTACCGtagaaaaatgctttaaaagaTTTTAGTAAACTCATATTCACTTTTTTGTCAGGAAAAGTAATCaatgaaatgtgaaaatattttaatgtttttttaatacaaactcAATTCTTTTAGGATACACACgacaaattcgaaaatgtcgtttttttttaagttgctgagaacccaaaaataatttggcAGATCTCCTTGCATAATAAATCTCTACCATTAAATGTGCAATTTTTCTcctatttaatgaagtttatGTCTCGTACGGTTTACGAAATGTACATTCTGGGCATTTTTATCTTGAACATACCGCATAAGTAGATTTTCATTCAATGTTTTGTTGAGGAGTTATAGAGAGATGTTGTGTTAATATTACGATGTCCGCaagattaaataaaacagGTTTTTACTGATAATATTCAAAACCCTAGGATTTCTTGATGTATGGCTCCCAAGATACGTAATTAAGGTACGGTTGAAAATGTCTATAGATTTGCAAATTAGGTGCTCATCTAATTAACCGGTTATTCAAGCAAGGGAAGTTGACCGACTCAGTTTTATTAAAGGCGGAAatccaaattaattatttctagtCAGTAGTCCATTCATATCGTGATCAAGAATTCATATAGTATCTATACTTAGAATATAAAGATAAGAGGTAGGTACATAAAGCTATTAAAAACCTATGTTTTTTACATTCTTTTCTTATTGAACtattacatttttatcatTATCATATTGCGTCTCACTGATAAGGATAGAGACACACAATacaacttttaatttatatactaACTGTATAAATTATCACCTATTGAAACACCAAAAGTGTACCACGATCTATCTAATACACTTTGCAATGTCAATTTTCCTCCTAAACCAACATTAGACGcaaatattataataacaaaaataatacttgCAGATCtacttttcacatttaaaattatccgTAGATAACATCTACATATGTATGAGTGTGCAGTGCATGTGACTACATATTTCAAACAGTGGAAATATACCTGAAATATTACAAGTTTGAGGGAAAATGATCCGTGGTCATTCACCCATGGCAGGGTGTAAAACACACGAACCCCAATTATTTTATGGCATGGGGGTTAAGCACACGAAGCCGAaggcaataataaatatgtagtAATTGAGACTCTTGTAATAACATACATAAGATGTAAGATAGCTTTATATGTAGGTGAAAACATCGATTGTTTAAACGAGATAAATATATAGGGCGTTTTTGTGTGAGTATCAAAGTCTAATTTGGATCGTCTATAGGTGCTACTGTAAATACCTATCtgaattttgtttaagatTTACTGCGCCTGTGTAGCTGCGTAATTAATTGCAATGTAAGAGAACCGATACTAAATTACTTTGATAGATTTTTATGCAAAGAAATCGTTTCAGATAatgggaaaataaattttgaggaGATTAACGACGCCTATTGGCAAACCCATTTGAGCCAGTTGGTGCCCTGCAAGATCTGCTCCAGGACCTTCAACCCTGATAGGGTGGCGGTCCACGAACGCAGTTGTAAGAGGAATTAACAATTTAGACTACAAAACTCTAATtaacttacaaaaaaatttgaaattaaaaataatttgattaattaaaatgcatttttaataccAGAAATTACTCGAAATTACctaaataatataattccCGTAAAATTCTGTTCGAACATTCGGTTGAGTTAAAGAGAAAAACAATAACCTTTGTAATTGCTACAATATAATTACTAAGTAAACAAAACTCATTCCAACATTcacataagaaaaataaaatatatcaaaattcatACACTATCTTCACTTAATTGTTCTTTCTATGCACAGTTTGAATTATTGCGATATGAACAGTAcctaaaagataattttaattgttgttgtGAGGTGCAGTGCAAAATTGATCAGCGATCATGTCTTTGGCGAAAGCGAGAAGCATTGAAGCTGACCTTCAAACCATGATCTGGAGTCCCGAAAGGGTTCCAGAAGTGAaagtgaaaaagaaaaaatcgtttCATAAGAAAATCGAATACTTGATTTCCCATATGACCATTGAGCCCACCTTGGTATTTTATATACTGCCTAGCATGATGATCACAATAGCGGTCCAGAatttaaatctggaaaaaGCCTGCAGGGTGAATTTAGGGATTTCCATCGAACACTGCGACGCCCTTACTAGTGGTAACGAATCAGCTTATCCAGACTATAAAAGGGACGAGGAGCAAGTGCAGACTTTGGCTACTTATATGTCCATTATGAAAAATGCTGTAAGTACTTGCACAGGCatatagcaaaataagcattaaaTATCAACCAGATCCAAAGCATTATACCTGGGATAATGTTACTGTTTTTGGGGGCTTGGAGCGACAAATACCAAAAGAGAAAACTGTGCATGTTATTACCAGTTTTGGGGGACATGGCTTCAGTTACAGGCCTTTTAATCTGCACTTACTTTTACTACGAAATTCCAATGGAAGTGAGTTCTTTATGCGAATCTCTATTTCCTTCCCTATCTGGGACATGGTTCGCTATGTTCACTGGAGTTTACAGTTATATTAGTGATGTAAGTAGTGAGGAGGAAAGGACTTTGAGAGTTGGTAAGaactaaaaaatgtataactaaaacatgttttataaTGCTTGTTTTAGGTGCTGTAAATATGCTCACTAATGTTGCAATGTGCATTGGAACTGCTCTAAGCGGGGTTTTATATGAGTACACGGGTTTTTATGGAGTGTATTTAATCGCCATGATCATGTACTCAGTATCCTTGGGgtatggatttatttttattgaagatCCATGTAATCAGTTTTCAGAAGACGGagctaaaattgaaaaaccaaAGAGTAATGGGTTTTGTAGGTAGATATATCTAAACTTTTTCCTTGATAAAATGAAGAACTGAAATTAACCATTTTATAGGGACTTTTTCCAAACTGAACACATTACAAACACCTTTAAAACAGCAGTTAAATCGGGTAATAAAAGGGGGAGGAGTAAGAGAATATGCATCATTATGTTTCTGTTTGTCATTGTAGTGGGGCCCTTTTATGGTAAGTCAACGTCTAGAATAAATATGTGTCCTGTATCTATGACCTTATCTGAATCTTTCTAATAGCCAGAAATAAACTTTCCTTATGTTCAGCCTTTTCAACATTCAAGATTAGTCCAAGGGCAGGAACTCCCTTTAATTGAGGGTGTATTTATCTTCAGCTAATCAGTCTGACATGACCTCGTTGCATTTTCGTACCTACCACCCTTTACATTTAGATAGGAAGATTTTAATCTATGCAAATGTAGACACATAAGgaataatgttttgttttaacagagttgaaaattacaagaaataatatttttaggtgaACTTAATGTGGTTTACTTCTCTGTGCGACTTCGCTATGGTTGGGACGCCATGCAATACAGCTTTTTCACCACTTTCCAATTTGTCACTAATACTTTGGGTAAATCtgaatattttcataagcTTTCTTATTTATTAGCTGAAAACTGGCAGGAACAATGTTCTCCCTCTCCATCTTCTCGCAACACCTCAAACTCGATGATTCCCTCTTAGGAATAATCTCGTGTTCGACGAAAATACTTTCTGCAGGGATTTATGCTTTCGCCACAGGGTCAATAATATTCTA encodes:
- the LOC136341642 gene encoding uncharacterized protein isoform X1, translated to MPKNPGLKLFIKTWPRKSEKKGEEEDRRRPLTATLEKPTILDIRYMSKIDMSIIRKEFLNITNLCRLPLVIKSKGNAYKQLSILNGDPYKTTKKKRKKAEPNDDSHEDEESSVVQSAKLQAPANALMRSRSSRSSNKSVINCVKQNSILAIKNSINDANNNKTLKVPSRKPSLTTIRLVKRMPSPDLGKSSTKLPSPCKTCGRPDLPERFHSHPATPLKLSPKKSPRKRTVEVTKSSEKIPVKSTVQKPIAIKYKSKAGSNIPSDIRKTPSPLKKYTNSGLPIPKVCVTSPMKSKETSSSNKENSMGKKTSTTPLRGGSGKRTLTCYVCGREFGTASLPLHEPKCIQKWKRENASLPPNLRRKLPIKPEGKISQKEWNQLAWEASQAALVPCGNCGRTFLPDRLLVHQKSCKAPLNHPKKTSSNDTLYSSSSSPMSLNSDKASTSTPSKPQQPPSVECYICGKMFGTHSIKIHEKQCLKKWHVENESLPYDMRSPAPLRPAKSVSQKSLVHISPEITEHSSRASPKSDKDNRPASGPRSHMLPCYLCGRLFSISSIYIHEPQCLKKWTIENDKLPPNKRRPVPLKPDIKFTPSGGVDFKGTFDRIWQNHLTELIECHKCGRNFFPDRIEKHREACIGLKVDLKRTLNKKNRK
- the LOC136341642 gene encoding uncharacterized protein isoform X2; translated protein: MPKNPGLKLFIKTWPRKSEKKGEEEDRRRPLTATLEKPTILDIRYMSKIDMSIIRKEFLNITNLCRLPLVIKSKGNAYKQLSILNGDPYKTTKKKRKKAEPNDDSHEDEESSVVQSAKLQAPANALMRSRSSRSSNKSVINCVKQNSILAIKNSINDANNNKTLKVPSRKPSLTTIRLVKRMPSPDLGKSSTKLPSPCKTCGRPDLPERFHSHPATPLKLSPKKSPRKRTVEVTKSSEKIPVKSTVQKPIAIKYKSKAGSNIPSDIRKTPSPLKKYTNSGLPIPKVCVTSPMKSKETSSSNKENSMGKKTSTTPLRGGSGKRTLTCYVCGREFGTASLPLHEPKCIQKWKRENASLPPNLRRKLPIKPEGKISQKEWNQLAWEASQAALVPCGNCGRTFLPDRLLVHQKSCKAPLNHPKKTSSNDTLYSSSSSPMSLNSDKASTSTPSKPQQPPSVECYICGKMFGTHSIKIHEKQCLKKWHVENESLPYDMRSPAPLRPAKSVSQKSLVHISPEITEHSSRASPKSDKDNRPASGPRSHMLPCYLCGRLFSISSIYIHEPQCLKKWTIENDKLPPNKRRPVPLKPDIKFTHNGKINFEEINDAYWQTHLSQLVPCKICSRTFNPDRVAVHERSCKRN
- the LOC136341643 gene encoding lysosomal proton-coupled steroid conjugate and bile acid symporter SLC46A3-like, whose product is MSLAKARSIEADLQTMIWSPERVPEVKVKKKKSFHKKIEYLISHMTIEPTLVFYILPSMMITIAVQNLNLEKACRVNLGISIEHCDALTSGNESAYPDYKRDEEQVQTLATYMSIMKNAIQSIIPGIMLLFLGAWSDKYQKRKLCMLLPVLGDMASVTGLLICTYFYYEIPMEVSSLCESLFPSLSGTWFAMFTGVYSYISDVSSEEERTLRVGAVNMLTNVAMCIGTALSGVLYEYTGFYGVYLIAMIMYSVSLGYGFIFIEDPCNQFSEDGAKIEKPKSNGFCRDFFQTEHITNTFKTAVKSGNKRGRSKRICIIMFLFVIVVGPFYGELNVVYFSVRLRYGWDAMQYSFFTTFQFVTNTLGTMFSLSIFSQHLKLDDSLLGIISCSTKILSAGIYAFATGSIIFYLGAVAEIFCGTSFIAMRAMISKLVDAEELGKINSLFGILEAVVPLVYGPLYSRVYALTIDVFPGCFYLVGGGLTMPTLLIFYWLYLEHKKDLKENTVKSVCEEKLFQKEKHLEQKKPGELRASSTF